GATAACCCAAAGACCAAGGCAAATGAAGGAGATGAAAAGATAGACGTTGAAATCTCCTTCATCATTCTCCAGCCAATCAAGTGGAGGGAAAAAGTCTAATGATAGAAAAGTGGCTCTGGGAACTATTACCATCATCTTTTAAAACGTCTAATAAGGAACCAGAAGACACTGACATTTATAAACTTCTTGAAACTTGGGCAAGTGCAGCCGAAGGTTTCAGGCAATCTGCATTTTCTGCTAGACGCCAGAAGTTCCCAGAGCTTTCCGATGACAAAGTTCTCTATTTACTTGGAAAAGAAAAAAATCTTGAGAAGTTTCCTAACGAAAGTCTTGATGAATTTAGGGAAAGGATTAAGAAATCTGTCGCATTTTGGTTTCAAGCTGGAAGCGTAGAAACTTTAAAGGAAGTTCTAGATATTTATGGTTTTAAAAATGTTGAGATTAAAAGAGTTGAGGATCCGATACGTTGGGCAGAATTCAGAGTAGAAGTAACAAGCGAGAAAGAAATTACGCCAGAAACGAGAGATTTAGCTATAACAATAATTACCAAGCTAAACCCTGCACATGAGAAACTATCTGAAATTCTTCTTTCCTACCTTGCTACTGGATCTCTTCCTTTCACCATAGGACAGACTGCTGAGATTGAAACCTTTGTTGAGTGTCAAACAGACCTTACTTGGATGGCTACAGGTCAAGCTTCTTTTGCTGTCTCTTCGTTTGCTGAAACTGAAGCTGTAGCTATTATGGAGGCTTAAAGTGGCAGAAGGAAAAACTGTCATAACTTTGAATGGCTTAAAAGCTTTAACAGAAGCTTCAAGTATTGGTAAGCAAGTTAAACCTGTTTCCTTCAGAGTCTCTGATGCCGATATCGGAGAAATTTATCCAGGAATAGACATAAAAGATTTACCGAGTGTCTGGTATCAAGCTAACATTTCCGCTTATGTTCCAGTAAACGATTCAACCGTTCAGTTTATCTTGGACATACCAGAAGAATCTGCAACAAAGTATGGAAAAGTCTTTGGACTCTACCTTGAAGATGGAACTTTATTTGCCGTTGCAGTTCCTCCATACCCATTCCCGCCATTAATGCGTCAGAGGTTTAAAGTCCAATTTGTCTGGGAACAAATAGAAAGCGTAATGAATTTTGAGGATATCCCCTTCTATGAATTCGACCAAGACGTTGTTCACCTTGACGCTGTTTCAACTCTTTCCTTTGCGGTTTTTGACATTCAAGAGCATCTAACAGTCTTAGACCAGTTTAAAGCAGATTACTACAGGTTCAAAGGTTCTACTTCTGAAAAACTTTCTAACCATGAAGAAAGAATCTCGCTAAATGAACAAAAACTTTCTGATCATGAATTAGCGATTCTTGATATGTCAGCAACTTTTGGAAACCTGATTTTAGAAAACTCTTTGGAAATAGGACTCTTAAAGCAATACATAGGAGGTTAGTATGACTGTAAACCTTGCAGAAATTGGTCAAAAGCTTGATAGGTTGATTTACAACATGTCAGAACAGAATAAACGTGCTTATAGCGTTTTTTACGACCCGAACCCGCAAGATGTTGAACTTCCTCAGCTTGATGAAAACGGAAATCTTGTAACTGTCAAAATTCCGAATAGGGCGAAAATCCTTGCAGATTTTGAAACATGGAGAGAAGGGGCGAGAGGAGAATATCCAATAACTCCCAACCTTTTAAAGAACACAAGGTTTTTCAAATGGAGTGGAGAAGTTGTTGACTCAAGCTACCCATACGGTAGCAAAGATAACACGTGGTTTGACAATACCTTACCTCTATTTTGGGGCTGGTATAACTTCACAGATTCAAGCGGAGTAACTGGTGATACAACTTTTAAAGCAAAAACAATTCACGTGAAGAATACTTCTGCTTGGAACACTGAAGGTTTACCCTCGCTTGACCAAGTTCCTCTTGTAAGAAGCGATGGATACGGTGCGGAGTTCACACGAGCATTAGTTCTTGAAATATCAAGAACCCAAGGGGGAACTGTAATTCTTTCCCAGGACTGCTATAGGTATACATCTTGGCATGCAGGCGATTTCACTATTACAGAGAAATTCTACTTCGCAATTCTATCGAGAACTGGAGATATAAAACTCACCTTACCTGGTAATAGATTTCCTACGCTTTACCTCGGAGAAGAAGAACAGGGCGTATGGCATCACATCACTATACGTAGACAAGGCTTTGGGGGATGCATTCAAGGATACGTTTCCGGTTCTGGAACAATGAAAGTAGCCATTCTTTTACCTTTCGTGACTTTTGGTTACCTTCCAGATGATATGCACGTCTGGGCTGGCTACGTTGGATCAGATGCCACTGCATACTCGCATGGAGATTTAATCGTCTCCAGTTCTGCACTTGCTAAAGAACCATGGTAATAGGGAGGAATGAAATGGAAAAGGTAGAACTTTTCACAACAGATGGAAAAAAGATTGGAGAATTTGAGTCAATAGAGTCTTTAAAAAAATTGGATTATCCACTTCCAGAAAATCTTGATACTTCTCCCATAGCAAAAGCAGTAAAACTTTCTATTTCTTCCATAACTGATTCTTACATAAACCAAAAACTACAAGAAATAGACGAAGACCTTGCAGACATAACAAGTGAAGCATCCGTTATTGAAGGAAGGATCCTCTACATAGCAGCAACAGAAGGTATTGTCTTAGACATCAACGAAACTAAACAGAAAATAGCTCTATTTGTAGCTGGAGCTTACACACAAGAACAAGCCATTTCAGATCTTCAGGCGAAAGGACTATCAGATAAAGCTATTCAAAAAGTTCTCCCACTATTAGCTCGTGGAGCAGAGATAGCAAGAATTCTCAATTAGAAGGAATCTATCTGGGATAAGGAAGCAGAGCTTGAATCCAAAATTGATTCCATGAGCCTTGAGGAATTACTCCAGCTTGATGTGAGAAAACTCTGTGAAACTGCTTATGATGAAATCCCATTAGAGGTGTAGTGTGAAACCTTTACGGTTCGCAAGTTTTGACGGACTTAGCTTTCTATCAAAAAACATCAAACTTTGGACACGTTCAAAAGATTCTCATACAGCAGTAGTTGACTATGAAAAAGGCTGCCACATAGAAGCATGGGGCAGTCTTCCTCACGTTCATTGGAGATATTCTGATTTTTCAGCACACACACCAGGAACGCCATACGAGATCTGGGAGCTCCAGGTAGAAGATGAACAGTATGAAAGAGCTATGAAGTTTTACAGATGGTTGGCTGATAGGAAATTTCCTTACAACTATCTCGGAGTCATCGGTTTTGTTATTCCATTTTTTACCAGCAATGGAGGCTTTTTCTGTAGTGAAGGATGTTGGGAAGGATTAGTCTTTGCTGGAATAGCACCAAAGGATATTCCTGGATGGAAAGTATCTCCCGACCGTTTTAAGGATCAGATAAAGCTACTTGGAGCAAAACTTATCAAGAAATCAAAAATACAAAAAAACAACAATAAAAGGATGGGCGGAGAACCCATCCTTTCTTTGACTCAAAATTAAACAATTTTTAACACTTTGATTTTTTCCTTATATATAACTTCAATGCCTCTTTTAAAACCTGCCATGAAGGTTTGCTTTCCATGATCCCAAATGCACGAGCCTTTTTCCATAATTTTTTTACTTCTTTTTCCTTGTTGTCAGGAATTTGAATTTGTAGATATTTCTTAGACACATTTGAACTCTTCCTTTTAGAAGAGCCACTATTATGCTTATTACGATAGAAGGATAATAACCCTTTACTTCTAACATCTTTGATAATAGTTGATTTCTTTACAAATAGAAATAGATACATTAACATTTCTTCACCCCCATAAAAAAAATTAAAAATAATTAGCTCAACCATTTGTTCAGTGAAATTAGAAAATTTAACTGGAAACCTTAGAGACAAACTAACACAAAGGCTTTTAGTAAGAGTTAGCTTTTTTTGAAACTTTGTATTTAATATTTTTTTCAAACTATAACTCTACCAATTAAAAGTAGAACATCTAATAAGAAAGCTGATGGATCATGATTAATACCTATAAACCATGATTTACCAGTAGCTGACTAACATGATTTGATATCATTTAAAAGCGTTGAGTTTCTGGCGATGTGGGATAGTTGGAATGGAACAGAAGAGAATCACTTTTAAATACAAAGGAGAGTTAGAGGATATCTCAGCTCCTGTGTTACTTCAATCGCTTTTAGGTTTTATCTCTTTAATTGAACAAGTAAATGAAGAACTTAGAACGGGTAAG
The nucleotide sequence above comes from Desulfurobacteriaceae bacterium. Encoded proteins:
- a CDS encoding phage tail protein — translated: MIEKWLWELLPSSFKTSNKEPEDTDIYKLLETWASAAEGFRQSAFSARRQKFPELSDDKVLYLLGKEKNLEKFPNESLDEFRERIKKSVAFWFQAGSVETLKEVLDIYGFKNVEIKRVEDPIRWAEFRVEVTSEKEITPETRDLAITIITKLNPAHEKLSEILLSYLATGSLPFTIGQTAEIETFVECQTDLTWMATGQASFAVSSFAETEAVAIMEA
- a CDS encoding phage tail protein; amino-acid sequence: MAEGKTVITLNGLKALTEASSIGKQVKPVSFRVSDADIGEIYPGIDIKDLPSVWYQANISAYVPVNDSTVQFILDIPEESATKYGKVFGLYLEDGTLFAVAVPPYPFPPLMRQRFKVQFVWEQIESVMNFEDIPFYEFDQDVVHLDAVSTLSFAVFDIQEHLTVLDQFKADYYRFKGSTSEKLSNHEERISLNEQKLSDHELAILDMSATFGNLILENSLEIGLLKQYIGG